One stretch of Scophthalmus maximus strain ysfricsl-2021 chromosome 12, ASM2237912v1, whole genome shotgun sequence DNA includes these proteins:
- the sst5 gene encoding somatostatin-1A: MRRSQVQVLLVALLSCVLLVQVHGAPHRDEQTGTPGEELTNNKDLSPLLLWKFVSELMAARADQVTPELEEEEEVGGSVEVMRRHLPLSQRERKAGCRNFFWKTFTSC, translated from the exons ATGCGTCGCTCTCAGGTGCAGGTTCTTCTGGTGGCTTTGCTTTCCTGTGTGCTGCTGGTGCAGGTCCACGGCGCTCCACACAGGGACGAGCAGACAGGAACACCAGGAGAGGAACTCACAAACAACAAG GATCTCTCTCCCCTGCTGCTGTGGAAGTTTGTGTCTGAGCTGATGGCAGCGAGAGCGGACCAGGTGACGCCCGAgctcgaggaggaggaagaggtgggaggCAGCGTGGAGGTGATGCGGCGACACCTGCCCCTCTCCCAAAGAGAGCGCAAGGCGGGCTGCCGCAACTTCTTCTGGAAGACGTTCACCTCGTGTTAA
- the trip6 gene encoding thyroid receptor-interacting protein 6 isoform X3: MSGPTWLPPRTLDSPERAIPHMSHSAGSAIYRAPNKKGVSDFRPKYGPYDQNGGGGGGGGGGGGGGEMANRYMATGPTGGPIHHPSSDHYYAPPHGPTEERRWSPHMDSYELMHRGPEKPVSYHSKIDADIDSLTSMLADLDSHPQDASTQLYDNVPYNKYLSGDHYKPMHQNAAPPQGRPSMSYPPHPQTQYHPAPPYPSEHQAPQYSTSHQQDYYSSAPKPYPQPVPASYTTASTPTGPRFSVQVKTAQPVTYSQTGRQAEQAYTPPPPRQHVSRPQPQTQGIATSRPEEELDRLTKKLVYDMNHPPTEDFFGRCARCGDNVVGDGSGCIAMEQVFHVECFTCITCHARLRGQPFYALEKRSYCESCYISTLERCSKCSKPILDRILRAMGKAYHPRCFTCVVCNCCLDGVPFTVDATSQIHCIDDFHRKYAPRCSVCSEPIMPERGQEETVRIVALDRSFHVNCYVCEECGLLLSSEGEGRGCYPLDGHILCKSCSARRIQDLSAKISTDC, from the exons ATGTCCGGTCCCACCTGGCTTCCACCGAGGACTCTGGACAGCCCAGAGCGAGCCATCCCCCACATGTCCCACTCAGCCGGGTCAGCGATCTACCGAGCCCCCAACAAGAAGGGCGTTTCTGACTTCAGGCCAAAATATGGCCCCTATGACcagaacggaggaggaggaggaggaggaggaggaggaggaggaggaggagagatggccAACAGGTACATGGCTACTGGACCCACAG GTGGACCCATCCATCATCCGTCGAGCGATCACTATTACGCCCCTCCTCATGGTCCTACGGAAGAACGCCGCTGGAGCCCGCACATGGACAGCTACGAGCTTATG CATCGTGGGCCCGAAAAGCCAGTGAGTTATCACTCCAAAATTGACGCCGACATCGACTCACTCACCAGCATGCTCGCTGACCTCGACAGCCACCCGCAGGACGCCAGCACACAA CTGTACGACAATGTGCCTTACAACAAATACCTCTCAGGGGATCATTACAAGCCCATGCACCAGAACGCAGCCCCTCCTCAGGGTCGGCCATCCATGAGTtaccctcctcaccctcagaCCCAATATCACCCGGCGCCGCCCTACCCGAGCGAGCACCAGGCACCACAGTACTCCACCTCCCACCAGCAGGACTACTACTCCTCAGCCCCTAAACCCTACCCTCAGCCCGTTCCAGCCTCCTACACCACTGCCTCAACCCCGACGGGACCCAGGTTCAGCGTGCAGGTGAAGACGGCGCAGCCCGTCACCTACTCGCAGACGGGGAGGCAGGCCGAACAGGCCTACACTCCGCCACCGCCTCGCCAGCACGTGTCACGCCCCCAACCCCAGACTCAG GGCATAGCAACAAGCAGGCccgaggaggagctggaccgACTCACCAAGAAGTTGGTGTACGACATGAACCACCCACCCACTGAGGACTTTTTCG GCCGCTGTGCCCGCTGCGGGGACAACGTGGTCGGCGACGGCAGCGGCTGCATCGCCATGGAGCAGGTGTTCCACGTGGAGTGTTTCACGTGCATCACCTGCCATGCCCGTCTCCGGGGGCAGCCGTTCTATGCCCTGGAGAAGAGGAGCTACTGCGAGAGTTGTTACATT AGTACACTAGAGCGCTGTTCAAAGTGCTCCAAGCCCATCCTGGACCGGATCCTTCGGGCCATGGGAAAGGCCTACCACCCTCGCTGTTTCACATGCGTGGTGTGCAACTGCTGCCTGGACGGGGTGCCCTTCACTGTGGACGCCACCTCTCAGATACACTGCATAGACGACTTTCATAG AAAATATGCGCCTCGCTGCTCCGTGTGCAGTGAGCCCATCATGCCAGAACGGGGCCAGGAGGAGACCGTCAGGATAGTGGCGCTGGACCGAAGCTTCCATGTCAACTGTTACGTGTGTGAG GAATGTGGTCTCCTGCTGTCGTCCGAGGGGGAGGGCCGAGGCTGTTATCCGCTGGATGGCCACATCTTGTGCAAGAGCTGTAGCGCTCGCCGCATCCAGGACCTCTCGGCCAAAATCTCCACCGACTGCTAA
- the trip6 gene encoding thyroid receptor-interacting protein 6 isoform X2 gives MSGPTWLPPRTLDSPERAIPHMSHSAGSAIYRAPNKKGVSDFRPKYGPYDQNGGGGGGGGGGGGGGEMANRYMATGPTGGPIHHPSSDHYYAPPHGPTEERRWSPHMDSYELMHRGPEKPVSYHSKIDADIDSLTSMLADLDSHPQDASTQLYDNVPYNKYLSGDHYKPMHQNAAPPQGRPSMSYPPHPQTQYHPAPPYPSEHQAPQYSTSHQQDYYSSAPKPYPQPVPASYTTASTPTGPRFSVQVKTAQPVTYSQTGRQAEQAYTPPPPRQHVSRPQPQTQASPQGWYPPHHGSQAQELHSEPVYKGGGSGSGGRVNQVPITKRGVENNQTGGGAAQSPAYQTSKGIATSRPEEELDRLTKKLVYDMNHPPTEDFFGRCARCGDNVVGDGSGCIAMEQVFHVECFTCITCHARLRGQPFYALEKRSYCESCYISTLERCSKCSKPILDRILRAMGKAYHPRCFTCVVCNCCLDGVPFTVDATSQIHCIDDFHRKYAPRCSVCSEPIMPERGQEETVRIVALDRSFHVNCYVCEECGLLLSSEGEGRGCYPLDGHILCKSCSARRIQDLSAKISTDC, from the exons ATGTCCGGTCCCACCTGGCTTCCACCGAGGACTCTGGACAGCCCAGAGCGAGCCATCCCCCACATGTCCCACTCAGCCGGGTCAGCGATCTACCGAGCCCCCAACAAGAAGGGCGTTTCTGACTTCAGGCCAAAATATGGCCCCTATGACcagaacggaggaggaggaggaggaggaggaggaggaggaggaggaggagagatggccAACAGGTACATGGCTACTGGACCCACAG GTGGACCCATCCATCATCCGTCGAGCGATCACTATTACGCCCCTCCTCATGGTCCTACGGAAGAACGCCGCTGGAGCCCGCACATGGACAGCTACGAGCTTATG CATCGTGGGCCCGAAAAGCCAGTGAGTTATCACTCCAAAATTGACGCCGACATCGACTCACTCACCAGCATGCTCGCTGACCTCGACAGCCACCCGCAGGACGCCAGCACACAA CTGTACGACAATGTGCCTTACAACAAATACCTCTCAGGGGATCATTACAAGCCCATGCACCAGAACGCAGCCCCTCCTCAGGGTCGGCCATCCATGAGTtaccctcctcaccctcagaCCCAATATCACCCGGCGCCGCCCTACCCGAGCGAGCACCAGGCACCACAGTACTCCACCTCCCACCAGCAGGACTACTACTCCTCAGCCCCTAAACCCTACCCTCAGCCCGTTCCAGCCTCCTACACCACTGCCTCAACCCCGACGGGACCCAGGTTCAGCGTGCAGGTGAAGACGGCGCAGCCCGTCACCTACTCGCAGACGGGGAGGCAGGCCGAACAGGCCTACACTCCGCCACCGCCTCGCCAGCACGTGTCACGCCCCCAACCCCAGACTCAGGCAAGTCCTCAGGGCTGGTACCCTCCGCACCACGGCTCACAGGCTCAAGAGTTGCACTCGGAGCCGGTGTACAAGGGGGGCGGCTCAGGGTCCGGGGGAAGAGTCAACCAGGTCCCCATAACCAAGAGGGGGGTGGAAAACAATCAAACTGGGGGAGGAGCTGCACAGAGTCCTGCTTATCAGACCAGCAAG GGCATAGCAACAAGCAGGCccgaggaggagctggaccgACTCACCAAGAAGTTGGTGTACGACATGAACCACCCACCCACTGAGGACTTTTTCG GCCGCTGTGCCCGCTGCGGGGACAACGTGGTCGGCGACGGCAGCGGCTGCATCGCCATGGAGCAGGTGTTCCACGTGGAGTGTTTCACGTGCATCACCTGCCATGCCCGTCTCCGGGGGCAGCCGTTCTATGCCCTGGAGAAGAGGAGCTACTGCGAGAGTTGTTACATT AGTACACTAGAGCGCTGTTCAAAGTGCTCCAAGCCCATCCTGGACCGGATCCTTCGGGCCATGGGAAAGGCCTACCACCCTCGCTGTTTCACATGCGTGGTGTGCAACTGCTGCCTGGACGGGGTGCCCTTCACTGTGGACGCCACCTCTCAGATACACTGCATAGACGACTTTCATAG AAAATATGCGCCTCGCTGCTCCGTGTGCAGTGAGCCCATCATGCCAGAACGGGGCCAGGAGGAGACCGTCAGGATAGTGGCGCTGGACCGAAGCTTCCATGTCAACTGTTACGTGTGTGAG GAATGTGGTCTCCTGCTGTCGTCCGAGGGGGAGGGCCGAGGCTGTTATCCGCTGGATGGCCACATCTTGTGCAAGAGCTGTAGCGCTCGCCGCATCCAGGACCTCTCGGCCAAAATCTCCACCGACTGCTAA
- the trip6 gene encoding thyroid receptor-interacting protein 6 isoform X1, with the protein MSGPTWLPPRTLDSPERAIPHMSHSAGSAIYRAPNKKGVSDFRPKYGPYDQNGGGGGGGGGGGGGGEMANRYMATGPTGGPIHHPSSDHYYAPPHGPTEERRWSPHMDSYELMHRGPEKPVSYHSKIDADIDSLTSMLADLDSHPQDASTQLYDNVPYNKYLSGDHYKPMHQNAAPPQGRPSMSYPPHPQTQYHPAPPYPSEHQAPQYSTSHQQDYYSSAPKPYPQPVPASYTTASTPTGPRFSVQVKTAQPVTYSQTGRQAEQAYTPPPPRQHVSRPQPQTQASPQGWYPPHHGSQAQELHSEPVYKGGGSGSGGRVNQVPITKRGVENNQTGGGAAQSPAYQTSKQGIATSRPEEELDRLTKKLVYDMNHPPTEDFFGRCARCGDNVVGDGSGCIAMEQVFHVECFTCITCHARLRGQPFYALEKRSYCESCYISTLERCSKCSKPILDRILRAMGKAYHPRCFTCVVCNCCLDGVPFTVDATSQIHCIDDFHRKYAPRCSVCSEPIMPERGQEETVRIVALDRSFHVNCYVCEECGLLLSSEGEGRGCYPLDGHILCKSCSARRIQDLSAKISTDC; encoded by the exons ATGTCCGGTCCCACCTGGCTTCCACCGAGGACTCTGGACAGCCCAGAGCGAGCCATCCCCCACATGTCCCACTCAGCCGGGTCAGCGATCTACCGAGCCCCCAACAAGAAGGGCGTTTCTGACTTCAGGCCAAAATATGGCCCCTATGACcagaacggaggaggaggaggaggaggaggaggaggaggaggaggaggagagatggccAACAGGTACATGGCTACTGGACCCACAG GTGGACCCATCCATCATCCGTCGAGCGATCACTATTACGCCCCTCCTCATGGTCCTACGGAAGAACGCCGCTGGAGCCCGCACATGGACAGCTACGAGCTTATG CATCGTGGGCCCGAAAAGCCAGTGAGTTATCACTCCAAAATTGACGCCGACATCGACTCACTCACCAGCATGCTCGCTGACCTCGACAGCCACCCGCAGGACGCCAGCACACAA CTGTACGACAATGTGCCTTACAACAAATACCTCTCAGGGGATCATTACAAGCCCATGCACCAGAACGCAGCCCCTCCTCAGGGTCGGCCATCCATGAGTtaccctcctcaccctcagaCCCAATATCACCCGGCGCCGCCCTACCCGAGCGAGCACCAGGCACCACAGTACTCCACCTCCCACCAGCAGGACTACTACTCCTCAGCCCCTAAACCCTACCCTCAGCCCGTTCCAGCCTCCTACACCACTGCCTCAACCCCGACGGGACCCAGGTTCAGCGTGCAGGTGAAGACGGCGCAGCCCGTCACCTACTCGCAGACGGGGAGGCAGGCCGAACAGGCCTACACTCCGCCACCGCCTCGCCAGCACGTGTCACGCCCCCAACCCCAGACTCAGGCAAGTCCTCAGGGCTGGTACCCTCCGCACCACGGCTCACAGGCTCAAGAGTTGCACTCGGAGCCGGTGTACAAGGGGGGCGGCTCAGGGTCCGGGGGAAGAGTCAACCAGGTCCCCATAACCAAGAGGGGGGTGGAAAACAATCAAACTGGGGGAGGAGCTGCACAGAGTCCTGCTTATCAGACCAGCAAG CAGGGCATAGCAACAAGCAGGCccgaggaggagctggaccgACTCACCAAGAAGTTGGTGTACGACATGAACCACCCACCCACTGAGGACTTTTTCG GCCGCTGTGCCCGCTGCGGGGACAACGTGGTCGGCGACGGCAGCGGCTGCATCGCCATGGAGCAGGTGTTCCACGTGGAGTGTTTCACGTGCATCACCTGCCATGCCCGTCTCCGGGGGCAGCCGTTCTATGCCCTGGAGAAGAGGAGCTACTGCGAGAGTTGTTACATT AGTACACTAGAGCGCTGTTCAAAGTGCTCCAAGCCCATCCTGGACCGGATCCTTCGGGCCATGGGAAAGGCCTACCACCCTCGCTGTTTCACATGCGTGGTGTGCAACTGCTGCCTGGACGGGGTGCCCTTCACTGTGGACGCCACCTCTCAGATACACTGCATAGACGACTTTCATAG AAAATATGCGCCTCGCTGCTCCGTGTGCAGTGAGCCCATCATGCCAGAACGGGGCCAGGAGGAGACCGTCAGGATAGTGGCGCTGGACCGAAGCTTCCATGTCAACTGTTACGTGTGTGAG GAATGTGGTCTCCTGCTGTCGTCCGAGGGGGAGGGCCGAGGCTGTTATCCGCTGGATGGCCACATCTTGTGCAAGAGCTGTAGCGCTCGCCGCATCCAGGACCTCTCGGCCAAAATCTCCACCGACTGCTAA
- the bcl6b gene encoding B-cell CLL/lymphoma 6 member B protein, which translates to MMEVLGGYRGDRERELRAEGYVKEFTRHSNDVLLNLNELRHRNILTDATLVVGNAHLRAHCAVLVACSGFFYSLYHRHVLLQGRGGSGGQLMTVSLPNTLDPSSVSLLLDFMYTARLPLTPGIVPGVLAVAAYLQMDHVADTCRDFMHLHCRGNTSAKHLRLELDSGVSVAPVAPKGADLPPPGPMAGATRFPAEGGGSLKQGAFPSCQPGSKGLRGGPESPQVGTPTRSPDSPARSSCQPNSPAESNTCNKNLVSDPKATPDPKACNWKKYKYIVLNPLCAATAVKEEEMEEPQSQASPITDAIGLTPTAPAEAWSGEVPGQIDRQGQASCYEGSGRAPPLGPPPSVDPPKAPPAQKQGTGSPCTILPKLDPADPEAAKHSQHAVKHENYYVPYCYSGNLQGTKSTCSGDKPYRCNVCGAQFNRPANLKTHSRIHSGEKPYRCDTCGARFVQVAHLRAHVLIHTGEKPYPCHTCGTRFRHLQTLKSHLRIHTGEKPYNCEKCDLHFRHKSQLRLHLRQKHGAVTNTKIRYKVLAEPYQPLLQAC; encoded by the exons ATGATGGAAGTATTGGGAGGATACAGGGGCGACAGAGAGCGGGAGCTGAGGGCCGAGGGATACGTGAAGGAGTTCACTCGCCACTCCAACGACGTGCTGCTGAACCTGAACGAACTCCGGCACCGCAACATCCTGACCGACGCCACCCTGGTTGTCGGGAACGCGCACCTACGGGCGCACTGCGCCGTGCTCGTGGCCTGCAG tggcTTCTTCTACTCACTGTACCACCGCCACGTGTTGCTCCAGGGGCGTGGCGGCAGCGGGGGGCAGCTGATGACTGTGTCCCTTCCCAACACCTTGGACCCATCCAGCGTCTCCCTGCTGCTGGACTTCATGTACACCGCCCGCCTCCCCCTGACGCCGGGCATCGTCCCCGGGGTGCTCGCCGTCGCAGCCTACCTGCAGATGGACCACGTGGCCGATACCTGCCGGGATTTCATGCATCTGCACTG CAGGGGGAATACGAGTGCAAAACACCTGCGATTGGAGCTGGACTCCGGTGTGTCTGTGGCCCCTGTAGCCCCTAAAGGAGCGGATCTGCCTCCTCCAGGACCAATGGCAGGGGCGACAag GTTCCCAGCGGAGGGTGGGGGCTCTCTCAAGCAAGGGGCTTTCCCGTCCTGTCAGCCCGGGTCAAAGGGGCTGCGGGGAGGGCCAGAGTCGCCCCAGGTGGGCACCCCGACCCGGTCTCCAGACAGCCCCGCCCGCTCCAGCTGCCAACCGAACTCTCCAGCCGAGTCCAACACCTGCAACAAAAACCTCGTG AGCGATCCCAAAGCCACACCAGACCCAAAGGCCTGCAACTGGAAGAAGTACAAGTACATTGTCCTCAACCCTCTCTGCGCTGCGACCgcggtgaaggaggaggagatggaggaaccCCAGAGTCAAGCGTCACCCATCACGGACGCGATCGGCTTGACACCCACAGCACCAGCAGAGGCGTGGTCTGGAGAAGTGCCTGGTCAGATTGATAG ACAGGGGCAGGCCTCCTGCTACGAGGGTTCTGGCCGAGCCCCTCCCCTCGGGCCACCCCCCTCTGTGGACCCCCCAAAAGCTCCCCCAGCTCAAAAGCAGGGAACAG GTTCGCCCTGCACCATTCTCCCAAAACTGGATCCCGCTGATCCAGAAGCTGCCAAACACAGCCAACACGCAGTCAAGCATGAGAACTACTATGTGCCCTACTGTTATTCTGGCAACCTGCAGGGCACCAAGTCTACCTGCTCAG GTGACAAGCCGTACCGCTGTAACGTGTGCGGTGCCCAGTTCAACCGACCAGCCAACCTGAAGACTCACTCCCGCATTCACTCGGGAGAGAAACCGTACCGCTGCGACACCTGCGGCGCGCGATTTGTTCAG GTGGCCCACCTCAGGGCGCACGTCCTGATCCATACGGGCGAGAAGCCTTACCCCTGTCACACCTGTGGCACCCGCTTCCGCCACCTGCAGACTCTGAAGAGCCACCTGCGCATTCACACCGGCGAGAAGCCTTACAAT TGCGAGAAGTGCGACCTACACTTTCGCCACAAGAGCCAGCTGCGTCTTCACCTGCGCCAGAAACACGGGGCCGTCACCAACACCAAGATCCGCTACAAGGTCCTGGCCGAGCCCTATCAGCCTCTGCTGCAGGCCTGCTGA
- the slc16a13 gene encoding monocarboxylate transporter 13, which produces MTNHKPEAKSRSDEAAEGPDGGWSWPLVGALFVSTSLVFGLMRSLGVFFVEFVQYFEESAQAISWISSTGLAAQQFFSPLGAALCNAYDTRVVVMTGGFLAGLGFILASQATCLVHLYLSMGLISGLGWGLVFTPMVATVVANITRRRALALGLGFSSIGIVSFIFNPLFQFLVETYAWRGALLILGGLSLNIVPCGALIRPQRRPKAPEKVDSESRPSCAEVLRRVASYVELPLLMERPYLTYTSAVTLLNVGYFVPYFHLVAHSRQAGFSDYQSAFVMSAAGATDILGRVASGWFSDLGKFRLLHLLTLWTGLAGVFIMLLPVSSVFGSYAALMVISLLYGFCSGAMTSLVFAVVPMIVGVERVMGALGLLQLIESGAGLLGTPLSGLLKDVTGNYIASFMVAGGFVVLGTLTMTTLPHYFSCTDPPSPRRRSHDDNDKSLHFELEQISRSPSDAGHRGVQ; this is translated from the exons ATGACCAACCATAAGCCCGAAGCAAAGAGCCGCAGTGATGAGGCCGCTGAGGGCCCGGACGGAGGCTGGAGCTGGCCGCTGGTCGGTGCCCTGTTCGTCAGCACGAGCCTCGTGTTCGGCCTGATGCGAAGCTTGGGCGTCTTCTTCGTGGAGTTTGTCCAGTACTTTGAGGAGAGCGCTCAGGCCATCTCTTGGATCTCTTCAACAGGCCTGGCAGCACAGCAGTTTTTCA GTCCTCTGGGTGCAGCGCTCTGTAACGCATACGATACCCGGGTGGTGGTGATGACGGGGGGCTTCCTTGCTGGACTCGGCTTCATACTTGCCTCGCAGGCCACCTGCCTGGTTCACCTGTACCTCAGTATGGGTCTCATTTCAG gtttGGGCTGGGGGCTGGTCTTCACCCCGATGGTGGCCACTGTCGTGGCTAACATCACGCGGCGGCGCGCCCTAGCGTTGGGACTTGGGTTCTCCAGCATCGGCATTGTCTCCTTCATTTTCAACCCGCTCTTCCAGTTCCTGGTGGAGACGTATGCCTGGCGAGGGGCCCTGCTGATCCTGGGGGGCCTCAGCCTCAACATAGTGCCCTGCGGGGCTCTAATCCGTCCACAGCGGCGCCCGAAAGCCCCAGAAAAG GTGGATTCTGAGAGCAGGCCATCGTGTGCTGAGGTCCTGCGACGAGTCGCCTCCTACGTGGAGCTGCCGCTGCTCATGGAGAGGCCTTATCTCACCTACACCTCCGCCGTCACGCTGCTCAACGTCGGCTACTTTGTTCCATATTTCCACCTGGTGGCCCACAGCCGCCAGGCTGGCTTCTCAGATTACCAATCTGCCTTCGTCATGTCAGCCGCCGGAGCTACAGATATTCTGGGCCGCGTGGCATCTGGCTGGTTCTCGGACCTGGGAAAATTTCGGCTGCTCCACTTACTGACCTTGTGGACGGGGCTGGCAGGAGTCTTCATCATGCTGCTGCCTGTGAGCTCCGTGTTCGGTTCGTACGCCGCACTGATGGTGATCAGTCTCCTCTACGGGTTCTGCTCCGGGGCTATGACCTCGTTGGTTTTCGCGGTGGTGCCCATGATTGTCGGCGTGGAGCGAGTGATGGGGGCCCTCgggctgctgcagctcatcGAGAGCGGCGCAGGACTGCTGGGGACGCCTCTGTCAG GTCTGCTCAAGGACGTCACGGGCAACTACATCGCCTCTTTCATGGTAGCGGGCGGCTTCGTCGTTCTCGGCACTTTGACCATGACCACCCTCCCTCACTACTTCTCCTGCACGGATCCACCGTCTCCTCGCAGACGTTCCCACGATGACAACGATAAGAGTTTACACTTTGAGTTGGAGCAGATCAGTAGATCGCCTTCCGACGCCGGTCACAGAGGAGTTCAGTGA